From the genome of Palaemon carinicauda isolate YSFRI2023 chromosome 6, ASM3689809v2, whole genome shotgun sequence, one region includes:
- the LOC137643374 gene encoding serine/arginine repetitive matrix protein 5-like: MAADGLAGTPTSSPKSSSHSSQRWIRERNHPRSKTSRIRERNHPISKTSRIRERNHPGLKTSRIRERNHPRSKTSRLGGRNHPRSKTSRIKERNHPRSKTSRIRERNHPISKTSRIRERNHLRSKTIRIRERNHPGSKTSGIRERNHPESITSMIRERNNPRSKTSSLREHNHPRSKTSRIRERNHPRSKTSRIRERNHPGLKTSRIRERNHPGLKTSRIRERNHPGSKTSMIRERNHPRSKTSRIRERNHPGLKTSRIRERNHPRSKTSRIRERNHPGLKTSRIRERNHPRSKTSRIRERNHPRSKTSRIRERNHPGSKTSRIRERNHPRSKTSRIRERNHPGLKTSRIRERNHPGSKTPMIRERNHPRSKTSRIRERNHPRSKTSRIGGRNHPRSKTSRIRERNHPR; the protein is encoded by the exons atggctgctgacggTTTAGCAGGTACACCTACAAGTTCCCCTAAATCATCCAgccatagctcacaaagatg GATAAGAGAACGCAACCATCCCAGATCGAAAACATCTAGGATAAGAGAACGCAATCATCCCATATCGAAAACATCTAGGATAAGAGAACGCAACCATCCCGGATTGAAAACATCTAGGATAAGAGAACGCAACCATCCCAGATCGAAAACATCTAGGTTAGGAGGACGCAACCATCCCAGATCGAAAACATCTCGGATAAAAGAACGAAACCATCCCAGATCGAAAACATCTAGGATAAGAGAACGCAATCATCCCATATCGAAAACATCTAGGATAAGAGAACGCAACCATCTCAGATCGAAAACAATTAGGATAAGAGAACGCAACCATCCCGGATCGAAAACATCTGGGATAAGAGAACGCAACCATCCCGAATCGATAACATCTATGATAAGAGAACGCAACAATCCCAGATCGAAAACATCTAGTTTAAGAGAACACAACCATCCCAGATCGAAAACATCTAGGATAAGAGAACGCAACCATCCCAGATCGAAAACATCTAGGATAAGAGAACGCAACCATCCCGGATTGAAAACATCTAGGATAAGAGAACGCAACCATCCCGGATTGAAAACATCTAGGATAAGAGAACGCAACCATCCCGGATCGAAAACATCTATGATAAGAGAACGCAACCATCCCAGATCGAAAACATCTAGGATAAGAGAACGCAACCATCCCGGATTGAAAACCTCTAGGATAAGAGAACGCAACCATCCCAGATCGAAAACATCTAGGATAAGAGAACGCAACCATCCCGGATTGAAAACATCTAGGATAAGAGAACGCAACCATCCCAGATCGAAAACATCTAGGATAAGAGAACGCAACCATCCCAGATCGAAAACATCTAGGATAAGAGAACGCAACCATCCCGGATCGAAAACATCTAGGATAAGAGAACGCAACCATCCCAGATCGAAAACATCTAGGATAAGAGAACGCAACCATCCCGGATTGAAAACATCTAGGATAAGAGAACGCAACCATCCCGGATCGAAAACACCTATGATAAGAGAACGCAACCATCCCAGATCGAAAACATCTAGGATAAGAGAACGCAACCATCCCAGATCCAAAACATCTAGGATAGGAGGACGCAACCATCCCAGATCGAAAACATCTAGGATAAGAGAACGCAACCATCCCAGATAA